A window from Plectropomus leopardus isolate mb chromosome 21, YSFRI_Pleo_2.0, whole genome shotgun sequence encodes these proteins:
- the spata13 gene encoding spermatogenesis-associated protein 13 isoform X2, producing the protein MVLVHCVPFQCICRGADPDRENQEVTSEQQGQEALLQIDEVSPTTSSTPPISPTSLSDSSTSPTDASTETSSVKPRRRSGRPRPRPISDYGQLISRKHSIPEEVAELRAEDRTANTSLHKECSGNDTCGNGESPEDCTMSGDLQSMRQRPISVIGVVDLFPADAEEKDDCLPSSLSRPPIPSHQVPPYRAVSARFRPSTLSQSTPIGLDRVGRRKLHRVLSDGVSECSATLDDSVSEEEEGSFDELTDVTPYLQPGVELSVLNEWISSGHTVYAEALWDHVTMEEQELAFKAGDVIRVLDASHKDWWWGRGADKEGWFPSSFVRVRVNQEDSSAESVESVADQEDPPPRDTQSSQHKEQMRTNVVQEIMNTERIYIKHLKDICEGYIRQCRKHPDMFTELQLKTIFSNIEDIYRFQRQFLRDLEKKYNKDQPHLSEIGSCFLLQGEGFSIYSDYCNTHPAACAELQRLMKSGKYKHFFEACRLLQQMIDISIAGFLLTPVQKICKYPLQLGELLKYTPKDHSDYSGVSKAYEAMKNVASLINERKRRLESLDTIAHWQVAILHWEGPDVLERSSELIHSGELTRVIRQGKMQQRSFFLFDHQLVFCKKDVLRRDLLHYRGRLDMDQTEVVDVPDGRDLDLGLTLRNALRLRHASTLEFVCVLCCRKAQDKQRWLQAFAKERYRVKEDQEMGMEISEEQRKQAIVNARRAKQKKNKTIGYSGSVPPHHQNLHPLHQRHITIPTSVPQQQVFSLAEPPKRKPYHLLYSITRNAFFRK; encoded by the exons aTGGTGCTGGTTCACTGCGTGCCTTTCCAGTGTATATGCCGGGGAGCGGACCCAGATCGAGAAAACCAGGAG GTGACATCAGAACAACAAGGGCAAGAAGCACTTCTCCAAATAGATGAAGTCTCTCCAACAACCAGCAGCACCCCTCCTATCTCTCCTACGAGCCTCTCAGACTCATCCACATCACCCACAGATGCATCCACAGAAACATCCTCTGTCAAGCCCAGGCGAAGGAGTGGGCGCCCGAGACCTCGGCCCATCTCTGACTACGGGCAGCTCATTTCCAGGAAGCACTCCATTCCCGAGGAAGTGGCAGAACTGCGTGCTGAAGATAGGACAGCAAATACATCATTGCATAAAGAATGCAGTGGTAATGACACGTGTGGGAATGGAGAGAGCCCTGAAGACTGCACAATGAGCGGAGACCTTCAAAGCATGAGGCAGCGCCCGATCTCGGTGATCGGAGTTGTGGATCTGTTCCCTGCTGATGCCGAGGAGAAAGACGACTGCCTTCCTTCT TCTCTGTCACGGCCGCCCATCCCCTCCCACCAGGTGCCCCCCTACAGAGCAGTGTCTGCCAGGTTTCGGCCCTCCACCCTCTCCCAGAGCACCCCCATTGGACTGGACCGTGTTGGACGGCGTAAGCTCCACAGAGTGCTCAGTG ATGGTGTGTCTGAGTGCTCAGCGACACTCGATGACAGCGttagtgaggaggaggagggcagctTTGATGAGCTCACTGATGTCACACCATACCTCCAGCCAGGGGTGGAGCTCTCTGTGCTCAACGAG TGGATAAGCTCAGGCCACACGGTGTATGCTGAGGCTCTCTGGGACCATGTGACCATGGAGGAGCAGGAGCTGGCCTTCAAGGCTGGAGATGTTATCCGTGTCCTGGATGCCTCACATAAGGACTGGTGGTGGGGCAGGGGGGCTGACAAGGAGGGCTGGTTCCCCTCCAGCTTTGTGAGG GTGCGAGTGAACCAGGAGGATTCGAGTGCTGAAAGTGTGGAGAGTGTAGCGGACCAGGAAGATCCACCTCCCAGGGACACACAAAGCAGTCAGCACAAGGAACAGATGAGAACCAATGTTGTTCAGGAAATCATGAACACTGAGCGGATCTACATAAAGCACCTAAAAGACATCTGTGAG GGTTACATTCGTCAGTGCCGTAAACACCCGGACATGTtcactgagctgcagctgaagacCATCTTCAGTAACATAGAGGACATCTACAGGTTTCAGAGGCAGTTTCTCAGAGACCTGGAGAAGAAGTACAACAAAGACCAACCACATCTCAGCGAAATAGGCTCTTGTTTTCTCTTGCAG GGAGAAGGCTTCTCTATCTACTCAGACTACTGTAACACTCATCCAGCAGCCTGCGCGGAGCTGCAGCGCCTCATGAAGTCAGGAAAATACAAGCATTTCTTTGAGGCCTGCCGGCTCCTCCAGCAGATGATTGACATTTCCATTGCAGGTTTTTTGCTCACACCCGTCCAGAAGATCTGTAAATACCCCTTGCAGCTAGGAGAACTGCTGAAATACACCCCCAAAGACCACAG TGACTACAGCGGAGTGAGCAAAGCATATGAGGCAATGAAGAATGTGGCCAGTCTGATAAATGAGAGGAAGAGACGGCTGGAGAGCCTCGACACCATCGCTCACTGGCAGGTGGCCATTCTACACTGGGAG GGACCTGACGTCCTGGAGCGCAGCTCAGAGCTGATCCACTCTGGTGAGCTGACTCGAGTCATCCGACAGGGCAAAATGCAACAGCGCAGCTTCTTTCTGTTCGACCACCAGTTGGTCTTCTGTAAAAAAGACGTCCTGCGCAGAGACCTGCTCCACTACCGTGGACGGCTGGATATGGACCAGACCGAGGTGGTGGACGTGCCCGACGGGCGGGACCTAGACCTGGGCCTGACCCTGAGGAATGCTCTGCGTCTGCGTCACGCCTCCACCCTGGAGTTTGTGTGCGTGCTGTGCTGCAGGAAGGCCCAGGACAAGCAGAGGTGGTTACAGGCGTTTGCCAAGGAGAGATACAGAGTCAAAGAAGATCAAGAGATGG GAATGGAGATCAGCGAAGAGCAAAGAAAACAGGCCATTGTTAATGCCAGAAGAGCCAAACAGAAGAAGAACAAAA CCATTGGTTACTCTGGTTCTGTCCCACCGCACCACCAAAACCTTCACCCACTTCACCAGCGTCACATCACCATTCCAACCAGCGTGCCTCAGCAGCAGGTCTTTTCACTGGCCGAGCCCCCAAAACGAAAGCCTTATCACCTGTTGTACAGCATCACCCGCAACGCCTTTTTCAGGAAATGA
- the spata13 gene encoding spermatogenesis-associated protein 13 isoform X1, with protein MSRAEQHDRVLSTSQDSLPCLHSSKADPLIRSRPLSDIYPFHSHTERSAVPCLLSGCGAQVGSDENRLNCINSSAWSNPVISQSEGGKPYSSRIMRLFSNSRKGPVPAHTTTNDRPTLTHNNDSNSGPQSWSGLPGLGVVDSFKKLRSSVLQGIQSRGAATHDGEHEPPDQEMANGNTDPGLDDAAYRLKIAEGYRVSNGNLTVQNLAVISQCGSDIEDYDDDETDEGGGLTRNTRLSRSIRRAYGAGRISLLDTGNKRIAGSCTNEATDTQKPDQTSKVNAQTKNMSESTNVKVLSRLSKSAENLHIFKAPFRRKAPSPGPLSPQEEPRRTKNGTPNIQRTASASSVDLRGHSASRRKSPVMTKGPMLKLVGSMTDLTVRRRRSPSPSPTSPSPLSPLTRLHDDYSRRVPCLATSERQRRPSPVRARVMSVEHNPLVHVQLESDVSPQQHQVLISQVSVEPPEGTETSPGISAHYESLTEATSGYKAECESSPLSQKKQEQQQEQTEVNLLQNEVTSEQQGQEALLQIDEVSPTTSSTPPISPTSLSDSSTSPTDASTETSSVKPRRRSGRPRPRPISDYGQLISRKHSIPEEVAELRAEDRTANTSLHKECSGNDTCGNGESPEDCTMSGDLQSMRQRPISVIGVVDLFPADAEEKDDCLPSSLSRPPIPSHQVPPYRAVSARFRPSTLSQSTPIGLDRVGRRKLHRVLSDGVSECSATLDDSVSEEEEGSFDELTDVTPYLQPGVELSVLNEWISSGHTVYAEALWDHVTMEEQELAFKAGDVIRVLDASHKDWWWGRGADKEGWFPSSFVRVRVNQEDSSAESVESVADQEDPPPRDTQSSQHKEQMRTNVVQEIMNTERIYIKHLKDICEGYIRQCRKHPDMFTELQLKTIFSNIEDIYRFQRQFLRDLEKKYNKDQPHLSEIGSCFLLQGEGFSIYSDYCNTHPAACAELQRLMKSGKYKHFFEACRLLQQMIDISIAGFLLTPVQKICKYPLQLGELLKYTPKDHSDYSGVSKAYEAMKNVASLINERKRRLESLDTIAHWQVAILHWEGPDVLERSSELIHSGELTRVIRQGKMQQRSFFLFDHQLVFCKKDVLRRDLLHYRGRLDMDQTEVVDVPDGRDLDLGLTLRNALRLRHASTLEFVCVLCCRKAQDKQRWLQAFAKERYRVKEDQEMGMEISEEQRKQAIVNARRAKQKKNKTIGYSGSVPPHHQNLHPLHQRHITIPTSVPQQQVFSLAEPPKRKPYHLLYSITRNAFFRK; from the exons GCAGAACAGCACGACAGGGTCTTGTCCACAAGCCAAGACTCCCTCCCGTGCCTCCACAGCTCTAAAGCTGACCCGCTGATCCGAAGCCGACCGCTCAGTGACATATACCCATTCCACAGTCATACTGAGAGAAGTGCAGTCCCATGTCTGCTGTCTGGCTGTGGCGCCCAAGTAGGCTCTGATGAAAACAGATTGAATTGTATCAACTCCTCCGCCTGGTCCAACCCTGTTATAAGTCAATCTGAGGGAGGAAAGCCTTACTCCTCAAGAATCATGAGGCTTTTTTCTAACTCGAGAAAAGGCCCTGTCCCTGCTCACACTACAACCAATGACCGCCCCACCTTAACCCACAACAATGACAGCAACAGCGGCCCTCAGTCCTGGTCAGGACTTCCAGGACTGGGTGTTGTTGACTCCTTCAAAAAGCTCCGCTCCTCTGTGCTCCAGGGTATACAGAGCAGAGGGGCAGCCACTCACGATGGAGAACATGAGCCACCAGATCAGGAAATGGCTAATGGCAACACTGACCCTGGCTTAGATGACGCAGCATATCGTTTAAAGATTGCAGAAGGATACAGAGTGTCTAATGGAAATTTAACTGTCCAAAATTTGGCTGTGATAAGCCAATGTGGATCAGATATTGAGGACTACGATGACGATGAAACTGATGAAGGAGGCGGTCTCACGCGAAACACACGATTGTCAAGGAGTATCAGGAGAGCATACGGAGCAGGACGCATCTCTTTACTCGACACAGGGAATAAGAGAATAGCAGGAAGTTGCACAAATGAGGCTACGGACACTCAGAAACCAGATCAGACATCCAAGGTCAATGCTCAAACGAAGAACATGAGTGAGAGCACAAATGTGAAGGTGCTGAGCAGACTGagcaaaagtgcagaaaacCTTCATATATTTAAGGCACCTTTCAGACGCAAAGCACCATCTCCAGGACCTCTCTCGCCTCAGGAGGAACCTAGAAGGACTAAAAATGGGACACCAAACATCCAGAGGACAGCCAGCGCTTCCTCAGTGGACCTGCGGGGCCACTCAGCTAGCCGCAGAAAAAGCCCTGTGATGACTAAGGGGCCGATGCTAAAGCTAGTCGGCAGCATGACTGACCTGACTGTCCGACGCAGACGAAGTCCCTCCCCCAGCCCCACTTCTCCATCTCCCTTGTCACCCCTGACCCGTCTCCATGACGACTACTCCCGCCGTGTGCCTTGCCTAGCAACCAGCGAGCGACAGCGCAGGCCCTCGCCCGTCAGAGCCAGGGTCATGTCTGTCGAACACAACCCACTGGTTCATGTCCAACTGGAATCTGATGTCAGCCCTCAGCAGCACCAGGTTCTCATCAGCCAGGTTTCTGTGGAGCCTCCAGAGGGAACAGAGACTTCACCTGGTATCTCTGCTCATTATGAATCACTGACTGAGGCCACAAGTGGCTATAAAGCAGAGTGTGAGTCATCTCCACTCAGCCAGAAAAAGCAAGAGCAACAACAGGAACAGACTGAAGTCAACCTGCTACAGAATGAG GTGACATCAGAACAACAAGGGCAAGAAGCACTTCTCCAAATAGATGAAGTCTCTCCAACAACCAGCAGCACCCCTCCTATCTCTCCTACGAGCCTCTCAGACTCATCCACATCACCCACAGATGCATCCACAGAAACATCCTCTGTCAAGCCCAGGCGAAGGAGTGGGCGCCCGAGACCTCGGCCCATCTCTGACTACGGGCAGCTCATTTCCAGGAAGCACTCCATTCCCGAGGAAGTGGCAGAACTGCGTGCTGAAGATAGGACAGCAAATACATCATTGCATAAAGAATGCAGTGGTAATGACACGTGTGGGAATGGAGAGAGCCCTGAAGACTGCACAATGAGCGGAGACCTTCAAAGCATGAGGCAGCGCCCGATCTCGGTGATCGGAGTTGTGGATCTGTTCCCTGCTGATGCCGAGGAGAAAGACGACTGCCTTCCTTCT TCTCTGTCACGGCCGCCCATCCCCTCCCACCAGGTGCCCCCCTACAGAGCAGTGTCTGCCAGGTTTCGGCCCTCCACCCTCTCCCAGAGCACCCCCATTGGACTGGACCGTGTTGGACGGCGTAAGCTCCACAGAGTGCTCAGTG ATGGTGTGTCTGAGTGCTCAGCGACACTCGATGACAGCGttagtgaggaggaggagggcagctTTGATGAGCTCACTGATGTCACACCATACCTCCAGCCAGGGGTGGAGCTCTCTGTGCTCAACGAG TGGATAAGCTCAGGCCACACGGTGTATGCTGAGGCTCTCTGGGACCATGTGACCATGGAGGAGCAGGAGCTGGCCTTCAAGGCTGGAGATGTTATCCGTGTCCTGGATGCCTCACATAAGGACTGGTGGTGGGGCAGGGGGGCTGACAAGGAGGGCTGGTTCCCCTCCAGCTTTGTGAGG GTGCGAGTGAACCAGGAGGATTCGAGTGCTGAAAGTGTGGAGAGTGTAGCGGACCAGGAAGATCCACCTCCCAGGGACACACAAAGCAGTCAGCACAAGGAACAGATGAGAACCAATGTTGTTCAGGAAATCATGAACACTGAGCGGATCTACATAAAGCACCTAAAAGACATCTGTGAG GGTTACATTCGTCAGTGCCGTAAACACCCGGACATGTtcactgagctgcagctgaagacCATCTTCAGTAACATAGAGGACATCTACAGGTTTCAGAGGCAGTTTCTCAGAGACCTGGAGAAGAAGTACAACAAAGACCAACCACATCTCAGCGAAATAGGCTCTTGTTTTCTCTTGCAG GGAGAAGGCTTCTCTATCTACTCAGACTACTGTAACACTCATCCAGCAGCCTGCGCGGAGCTGCAGCGCCTCATGAAGTCAGGAAAATACAAGCATTTCTTTGAGGCCTGCCGGCTCCTCCAGCAGATGATTGACATTTCCATTGCAGGTTTTTTGCTCACACCCGTCCAGAAGATCTGTAAATACCCCTTGCAGCTAGGAGAACTGCTGAAATACACCCCCAAAGACCACAG TGACTACAGCGGAGTGAGCAAAGCATATGAGGCAATGAAGAATGTGGCCAGTCTGATAAATGAGAGGAAGAGACGGCTGGAGAGCCTCGACACCATCGCTCACTGGCAGGTGGCCATTCTACACTGGGAG GGACCTGACGTCCTGGAGCGCAGCTCAGAGCTGATCCACTCTGGTGAGCTGACTCGAGTCATCCGACAGGGCAAAATGCAACAGCGCAGCTTCTTTCTGTTCGACCACCAGTTGGTCTTCTGTAAAAAAGACGTCCTGCGCAGAGACCTGCTCCACTACCGTGGACGGCTGGATATGGACCAGACCGAGGTGGTGGACGTGCCCGACGGGCGGGACCTAGACCTGGGCCTGACCCTGAGGAATGCTCTGCGTCTGCGTCACGCCTCCACCCTGGAGTTTGTGTGCGTGCTGTGCTGCAGGAAGGCCCAGGACAAGCAGAGGTGGTTACAGGCGTTTGCCAAGGAGAGATACAGAGTCAAAGAAGATCAAGAGATGG GAATGGAGATCAGCGAAGAGCAAAGAAAACAGGCCATTGTTAATGCCAGAAGAGCCAAACAGAAGAAGAACAAAA CCATTGGTTACTCTGGTTCTGTCCCACCGCACCACCAAAACCTTCACCCACTTCACCAGCGTCACATCACCATTCCAACCAGCGTGCCTCAGCAGCAGGTCTTTTCACTGGCCGAGCCCCCAAAACGAAAGCCTTATCACCTGTTGTACAGCATCACCCGCAACGCCTTTTTCAGGAAATGA